CGTTTTCCTGCCTCGATTAATATATACACACGCAGCTCCCTTACGAGGGAGTAGGAACGCTTCCCATCtgacatggtatcagagccaacctCTTCCCATAGATCTAGCCAGAAGCTTCTTCCTCAATCACCATCGCCATGTCGTCCACCTCAACCACCGTCGCCCTCAACCTTGGAGCTCCACCAACCGAGAAGCTCACCAAGACCAACTACATCCTGTGGAAGGCACAGGTCATGGCGGGCCTGCGAGGAGCGCAGGTCACCGGCCTCCTAGATGGAACAGACGCCGCGCCACCGAAGACGGTACAGCAGCAGCAGGCGGACAAAACTGTTGCCATGGCTCCAAATCCTCTGTATGCGCAGTGGATATCAAGAGATCAGCAAGTTCTTAGCCATCTCCTGAACTCTCTGTCAATGGAGATCCTCGCCCAAGTTGTGAGTAAAGAAACTACCTTTGATCTCTAGACTGCTATCACCACAATATTTGCCTCGCAGTCTCAATCCCGCATCACAAATTTGCGGATCGCCATCACCAATACGAAGAAGGGATCCATGTCCAGCTCAACCTACATCGCTCGGATGAAGAACCTGGGAGATGAACTGGCCGCAGCAGGAAGGCCAGTTTCGGATCCTGAGATGGTGGACTACGTCCTCGCCGGCCTCGACAGAGACTACGATCCTGTCGTGGCTGCCATCGGAGCAGTAAAGTCATCGATCTCTGTTGATGAACTGTTCGCCCAGATCGCAGCCTTCGACCAGCGCATGGAGATGCTTGGCGATGGCCCTGACGCCGGCTTCAAAACCTCTGCAAATATGGTGTACAGAGGGCGCGGGCGCGGCTCTGGCAGAGGATGCGGACGCAGCAACAACAGGGGACGCGGCCGAGGAAGGCGCTCTTCCCCAACTCCATCTGGCGgcaacagcggcggcggcggccgtggtcGTCCACAACAGCAGCGTCAGCAACAAACCCGAGACTACCCGGAATGCCAGATATGTTACAAGCACCATCCAGGAGGTGCTCGTGATTGCTGGCACAGGTATGATGAAGATGAACAGGAGGAGAAGGGGGCCAACATGGTCATCGACTCCTATGGTGTCGACACAAATTGTTATGCGAATACCGGGGCTACAAACCACATCACGGGGGAGCTCGACAAGCTGACGATTCGAGACAAGTACCGTGGAGGTGACCAAGTGCACACCGCAAGTGGTTCTGGTATGGACATTACTCATGTTGGTAGTTCAATTGTTAAAACCCCCAATTTTTTTTTCATCTAAACAGAATTCTACATGTGCCCGAAACATCAAAAAGCTTgctttctgttcatagatttacCCTTGATAATCGTGTTCTCATTGAGTTCTACCCTTTCATTTTCTTGGTTAAGGACTTGGACACGAGGAGGGTACTTCTTAGGGGCAAGTGCGTGGGAGGTCTCTATCCAATCATATCTTCGTCAACGTCATCGAATAAACAAGCCTTTGTTGCTATCAAGCCTTCTTTAGCAAAGTGGCACAGTAGATTAGGCCATCCTTCATCAGTTATTGTTAAGCTTGTTCTTAGTAAAAATAAACTTCCCCATTGTCTTGAGTCTAGCATTGAGTCTGTTTGTGATCCTTGTCAGCAAGCTAAAAGTCATCAGCTACCATATCCTATTTCTACCAGCATTTCCTCTGCACCCTTACAACTTGTATTTTCAGATGTTTGGGGGCCAGCTCCTACTTCTGTTGGTAGACACTCATATTATGTAAGCTTCATGGATGACTATAGCAAATTTACTTGGATCTATCTCCTTAAGAAACGATCTGAAGTGTTTCAAGTTTTCAAGAACTTTCAAAATCTTGTTGAACAAAAACTAAACACAAAGATCATTGCTATGCAGACTGACTGGGGAGGTGAGTACAAAAAGCTCAACCTATTTTTTCAGGAACTTGGCATCTCACACCATGTTTCATGCCCCCATGCACACCAACAGAATGGTTCCGCTGAAAGGAAACACCGTCATGTTGTTGAAGTAGGGCTAGCTCTACTAGCAAATGCATCGATGCCATTAAAGTTCTGGGATGAAGCCTTCTTGACCGCCACATATCTCATAAACTTACTTCCTAGCAAGGTCATCAAATATGAGATCCCACTCACACATCTCTTTGGCATTACTCCTGATTATAAATCACTACGTGTATTCGGTTGTGCTTGCTGGCCCAACCTCCGTCCATATAATACACGCAAACTTGCGTTTCGTTCAAGGAAGTGTGTTTTCCTTGGGTATAGTCCCATTCATAAAGGAGTCAAATGCCTAGATGTTTCTACCGGTAGGGTATATATCTCTCGAGATGTTGTTTTTGATGAATCCGTATACCCTTTTGAGTCTCTTCATCCGAATGCCGGAGCACTCCTTAGAAAAGAAATTCTTCTCCTTCCACCCAATCTCCAAAACTTAGATCAAGGGGGCGACAATTGCACTAATCCAACTAATGATCCTACCAGTACTGGTGTTGCATCTTATCCTGTGCAGGGCTTTGCAGAAGACGCAGCAGAAATCGGTGCAGAAAATGATCCAAATTTTGATGAAAATGAGCCTATATTTCATGAGATAGAAGAAGACGAAGCTGGCGCTGAGCACGAGGAGGATCCGGAGTCACCTGGAACTCCTGTGCGTCAGCTCTCCTCGGATCGGGTGCGCGGATCAGCTCAGGATCGCGCACTGGAGAGATTCCGTCCGCGCCATTCAGGCATCGCCACGTCACCATGTGCCGGGTCCGCCTCGCGCCCCACGCGCGGGCCAGCGAAAGCGACAGCTGGAGAAACGGCGTTGCCCGGCTCGGGATCTCCGCTCCGCATGCACCAGCAGTTCGACGCGGGATCTTCTGTGGCTACCGAGTTGGACGATGCCACATCTTCGGCCACACAGCGCGCCGCTGAGGCTGATCCAGGATCTGCTGTGGAAAGTGCCTCCAGGATGCTGCCGGGATCTTCTGTAGCAGATTTGTCTTCACCATCTCCTGTGCAGAAGCCCACACGTCGCATGGCTCAACCACAACCTGCTTCACGTGTCACAACTCGACTACAAAAAGGTATAAGCAAACCGAAAAACAGAACTGATGGCACTATACGATATGGCATGTTGTGTGTTACAGGGGAACTGACAAGACTAGAGGATGCACTTGGGGATCCAAAGTGGAAAAATGCAATGGATGAAGAGTATTCGGCACTCATGAGAAACAAAACTTGGCACCTTGTGCCTGAGAAAAGAGGTAAAAATGTCATTGATTGTAAATGGGTTTACAGAATCAAGAAAAAGGCAGATGGTTTAATCGACAGGTATAAAGCACGTCTAGTTGCAAAAGGTTTTAAACAACGTTATGGTCTAGATTATGAAGATACTTTCAGTCCCGTTGTTAAAGCTGCAACTATTAGACTTGTATTAGCCATTGCAGTTTCCAGAGGATGGAGCTTGAGACATCTAGATGTTCAGAACGCGTTCTTGCATGATGTTCTGGAAGAGGAGGTTTACATAAGGCAACCACCTGGGTATGAAGACAAGAAAGTACCTCATCATGTGTGCAAGCTTGACAAGGCACTTTATGGTTTGAAACAAGCGCCAAGGGCATGGTATTCAAGACTAAGCTCTCAGTTAAGGCGTCttggttttgttgcatctaaGGCTGACACTTCACTATTCATCTACAACAAGGCAAACATAACTATATTTGTACTagtatatgttgatgatatcatagtTGCAAGCTCATAGGGATGGCACCCGCAGGGTATGGGTACGGGTGGAGCTACCCCATACCCTTACCCGTCCGCCCTGATTTTACCCATCACCCATACCCGTCAAGGGTACAATTTTTTCCCATACCCGTCACCCGACAGGGTATATGGGTACCCGCGGGTAAAAATGCCCGCATTTAGAACACATCAATTGAGTAGAAAATAGTTGTAAAAAGCAACATATAATCATAAATTATTAATAGCAACACATTTTAAACAACAATGTACAACAACATATTCTCATAAACAAAAATACTTGCCTATAAAGTGACatataaaaatgttaaacaaGAGCACATAATCATAAATAACAACACATATGCATACACTTTAAGTTCACGAAATCATGATAAATTATAGAGATAATTTGAATACACATTAGAGTTTTTACCTAACGTGATTAGGAGGAGAAATAAATACATTGGGATATTAACGGTAACCCACCTGTCAACATTTTAGATGGTACATGGGTACGCGGGCATGGTTTATACGATCCCATACCGGTACCCTCTCTACCCGATGGGCATGATATTTTCCCATTTAAGTACCCATGGGTAATTTTTTATCCCATACCCTTACCCTAATAGGATTTTTACCCACAGGGTACACGGGTAAtgggtacccattgccatccctaatTAGGAGGGGAAATAAATACATTGGGATATTAACGGTAACCCACCTGTCAACATTTTAGATGGTACATGGGTACGCGGGCATGGGTTATACGATCCCATACCCGTACCCTCTCTACCTGATGGGCATGATATTTTCCCATTTAAGTACCCATGGGTAATTTTTTATCCCATACCATTACCCTAATAGGATTTTTACCCATAGGGTACACGGGTAAtgggtacccattgccatccctacaAGCTCGTCACAAAGTGCTACTAATGCTCTTCTGCATGATTTAAGTTCAGAGTTTGCTTTGAAGGATCTTGGTGATTTACACTTCTTCTTAGGCATCGAGGTAAAGAAGATTCAGGATGGCATAGTATTGAACCAAGAAAAATATGCCAATGAACTTCTAGTTCGCATGGGGATGAAAGATTGCAAGCCTTCACCCACACCATTACCCTCTTCAGAAAAACTTTCAGCTTTTGAAGGTCAACCACTCAAAGAAGAAGAGATCACAAAATACATGAGTGCAGTAGGAGCTCTACAGTACTTGACACTAACAAGGCCTGATATTTCCTTTGCTGTTAACAAGGTTTGTCAGTATCTTCATGCACCTACTATTGTACACTGGACAGCTGTTAAGAGAATTGTACGGTACATAAGATATACTGTGAGCTTAGGCCTTCAAGTTAAACGATCTAACTCCACTCTTGTTAGTGCCTTCTCTGATGCTGACTGGGCAGGATGCAGTGATGACAGGAAGTCAACTGGAGGATTTGCAGTGTTCTTTGGTTCTAATCTCATTTCTTGGAGTGCTAGAAAACAGGCCACAGTATCCAGGTCAAGTACTGAAGCTGAATACAAGTCACTAGCTAATGCTACTGCCGAGATCATTTGGGTTGAATCATTGTTAAATGAGTTGGGAATTAAGCAGCATATCGTCTGTCATGTTTATGGTGTGACAACTTAGGAGCCACATATCTTTCTGCAAATCCAGTGTTCCATGGCAGAACCAAGCATATAGAAATTGACTTTCACTTTGTAAGAGAAAGGGTTGCAGAAAAGAAGTTGGACATACGATTCATCCCTTCCAGAGATCAAGTTGCAGATGGATTCACTAAAGCTTTGCCAGTCAAGCCTttcgaggaattcaagaggaatctTAATATAGGATAGTTGAGATTAAGGGAGGGTATTAGACTTAGAGATATATCTCTTGTAATCTCAAACTAACTCTATCTCTTCCTCTCCCGTAGCTCTTTCAAACTCCCATGTAACTACCAAATCCCAAAGTGATCGGTACAATCTTGTAAGCCACGACAGGGGCGTTTTCCTGCCTCGATCAATATATACACACGCGGCTCCCTTACGAGGGAGTAGGAACGCTTCCCATGTGACATTTCCTACTGTCAAAGACTTTGGCGGTAGCTCTCCTTCGTCGCTGATGGCAAGTTCCTGTGTTGCATGCAGTACTACAGTGATGGCAAATGCCTGTGTTGCATGCAGTACTAGATTGTAGGTACTAGGCTAGACTATAGATGGATGGATTaattgatgcatgcatgcatgttgcGGGTAGCTGCcacaaaaaacaaaacaaaaaagcTAAGCTCCTTTCCATCTCTGACTCCTCCCATGAGGTGATTGGTCATGCATGCAGAGAGGAGAGAGCAACGACCTGCTGCATGGACAGAGCTGCTGCATGCACGACTGATGCATGTGAACAAATGTCGAAGAATCCATGCATGCTCGTATCCTACTGTCAAAGACCTTGGCAGTAGGGTATTTTTTTACGTTAAACGTTCGTAACGGCGTACTTAAGTCTTACCGTTAACGTCCTTAACGGTAGGCTGTGCTACCCTACCGCCATACACTATGACGGTAATAAAAAAGATCAGATCGTGAAAAAATTTCAGACTAGAGTTATATCTGATTTAACTTTTAAAAAAGGGTCGGAACACAAAAATCGGCCTCATATGAGTTCACGCTCCCAAACCCAGCTCTTAGACCAAAAAGGATGCAGTTCTGGAGGCAACGACTCCTCTCCCATGCCGCACACTGGGTGCTGCCAGGGGCTGACCCAGAACAGAAATGATCCGGTGTCCATATGTAGTATACATATGACTTGTGTATGGGCACAAAATCCTCGCAACAACTCAAATTCTGACGTGTAACATCTTCTCCCTGCATTTTCCATCACACATATATATCAATTCTACCATACTCATTTCATCCGAGCATCAGTGCTAATTCATCGCAGAATTTTACCTTCAGTTCCTGCCTTCCTTAGCTGCAATGCACCGCTCGACCTTGTCTGTGTAGTTCCTTATAGTGCACGGGGTCCTATCCGGCGGCGCTGACCCAATTCGCAACCTGCAGAACACTCCCGTCCCGTCAGgacttagagcaactccaacggggcgACCTATTTTGTCCGTGGACGTttgtttgggtcggcgcggataCAAAAGTTGACCCAatgcgccgacccaaacggacgcccGTCCGCTTTTCGTCCGCCTGCCGATCCATTCCTGGCCCATTTTAAGCCGAATTTGCGTCGGCCTGCCGACCCATTCCTGGCCCATTTTTAAGCCGaatttgcgtcggcgcggacacgagACGAACGCGCGCGCGCTTTCTCCCCCTGGTCCGCTGATCGGTGGCAGCCTCCATCATTTCCCTCCATTTCCCCCCAAAAACTCTCAAACCCGCGCGTGCTCCCGCCCCCCGCCATGGACGacgacctcgacgccgccgccggcctcgcaTCCCTCGCCTCGTCCCGCATGACGACCACCCCCTCCAGCAAAGGCAAGCCTCGCGCCCCCTGCAAGACCGCCGCCACGCCCAAGCCGAAGAAGACGCTGACGCCCGAACAGCGGGCAAgggagtcggccaagagaaaGGGCCGGAGGCACGCGGCGGACACGAGGGTTGAAGCCATCGCggcggccgccgtcgccgccaccgtGCAGCAGGAGGTCACCAACGCCCGGGTCGCGgcggcaacgagggaggcactTTATATGCTAGGGTTATACCCTAGCCAGCACGGCCTCGTCAACGCCACCGCGTCCGCGGCCAGCACCGACTCATCCGTGTTTCCCCGGATGGTGCTGCCCGACTCGCCCCGCGTGTCGGCTTGCACCCCGATGCCCGGCTTCCACGTCTACCCGCAAGGCTCCCGCCTCTCCGGGGAGTGCTCGCCCGAGGTGAGCGTGGTGGCGCCTTCCACACCCGCGCCCGCGCCCATCAACCTCAGCGCCTCCCTCGCCTCGTCCGGCATGACCACGGGGCCTCGATGGCGTGGTCGAACTCAAGTCCCACCCTTTTTTTGTGTGCTGGCATGTGTGCCGGCCGCTGGCGAGTGCGCCAGCATGAACTGTGTGCTGTTATTCTGAAGCCGGCATTGTATGCCGGCGCTGGCATGGTGCCGTCATGAGACATGGCCGCTGGCATGATCTATGGCCGCGGCCTTTTCTAAAAATTGCGTGCAGACATGAAATGGGCCAGCGCATTGGGCGCACTGCCGACCCAAATATAAAACAGGGTGGAACCTGCGGAATACAAACACACCGGCACCGGCCGCCGGCCCCATTCACGGCAAGCTTCACTGGTCCGCCGGCGGCGATTTCTCTACAGTCGCCCTCTGCCTTTCGCCGTTGTTCTGccctttttttcttttagaaCTTGCGGCTGTTCTGCACTCAAGGCAACGAACCGCTCCGCGTTGCGCGTTGGCTAAGGCTGTGGGCCAGCGGACAAACACGACAGTCCAGAGTCTGGGAACAAACAGACGCAGCGTCCGGAACTTTAGTACCACATCGCTCGGCTAGAAATATTCTACGCGGCTTGAAGAGGCAAGTGCTGAGCTTTTCATCGTCGAGGACGTAAAGTTGATTCATCATATATGCCGAGGCGGTCTCTCCCTTGGAGGAGGTGTGGGGGTTTAGAGCGACTCCAACGGgctgacccaaacggacggcacaTTTGTCCGTTTTTGTCCATTTGGGTCGGCCGTCCACCCGGCGTCCGCCCAGTTTTGCATTTGGGTCGGCAATGCATCCAACCTGTCGACCTATTTTATGTCCGCATTCATTTTTTTTAAAAGGCCCGCGACTGATCATGCCAGCGGGCATGTCTCATGCCGGTACCATGCCAATGCCGGCTTCAGAAAATATCACCACAATTCATGCGTCTGCCGCGCATACAATGCCGGCTTCAGAAAATATTTCCTCGAACAGGTTGCGGGCGTCCGGGAGCCCGCCGGCCGGCGTCTGCCGCGCGCGTTTCCTTGTGCCGCTGGATGACGAGCCACCGACCACCGGGGTGGCGTTGAGGTCGATGGGCGCGGGTGCGGGCTTGAAAGGCGCGACCACGCTCACGTCGGGCGAGCACTCCCCGGAGAGGCGGGAGGCCTGCGGGTAGACGTGGAAGCCGGGGATCGTGTTGCAAGCCGACGCGCGGGACGAGTCGGGCAGCACCATCCGAGGAAATGCCGCCGAGCCAGTGCTGGCCGCGGCGATGGCGGCTAGGACGAGGCCGTGCTGGCTAGGGTTTAACCCTAGCATGTAgagtgcctccctcgttgccgccgcgacgcgggcgttggtgacctcctgctgcgcggcggcgacgacggcggcctCATCCCTCACGTCCGCGGCGTGTCTCCGacccttcctcttggccgactccctTTCCCGTTGTTCGGGCGTCAGCGCCTTCTTCGGCTTGGTCGCAGCGGCGGTCTTGCGCGGGGCACGAGGCTTGCCTTTCCCAGAGGGGGCGGCAGCGCCGGACGAGGCGTgggaggcgaggccggcggcggcgtcgaggtcgatGGCGTCGTCCATGGCTGGTTGGGGGCGGGAGCGCGCGCGGGCGGGAATGTTTTTGTGGGAAAATGGAGGAAATGGTGGTGGCTCCCACCGACCGGCGGGCCCGGGGAGAGGAGTAGTGTGCGCGCGTCCGTCTCGTGTCCGCGCCGTCGTATATCCGGCTCAAAACTGGGCGGGAATGGGTCGCCCGCGGACgaaaaacggacgcgcgtccgtttgggtcggcgcgttgcgCCGACTTTTCTGTCCCGCCGACCGAAACGGACGGCCACgaacgaaatgggtcgccccattggagttgctcttagaaGTGCGGTGTGATGttagttttttttatttttgacttttcttttactagttattattatttttccatgtttttttcttttctaatattttgccttttcttttatcagtatttttatttttattttcctaCTATTTTTCATTTTTACTGCTCTAAGGTTCATATTCTAATATTTTGCagttattttcctaattttttttatttttgttttactaTTTCGCAGATTGTGCAACAGGTGAACATGAAAAGTCTAAGATAAAAACCAAAAACAGACTAAGTTTTTTTGTTTTCCTAATAATTTTCCTATTCTTCTATTAGTCTTTTCTATTTTAATTTTCCTAATATTTTGTCCTTTTCACTACTCCAAGGTTCATATACTACTCCCTcggttcctaaatataagtctttttagacattccaatctggattacatacgaagcaaaataagtgaatctacactctaaactacgtctatatacatccgtatattatccatattgaaatctctataaagagttatatttaggaacggagacaGTAATATTTTGCAGGTTGTGCAACAGGTGCACATGTAGTACTTTTCCTGTTTTCCGCAGAGGACCAAGGTGAACGACATGTGGTGGCTTTGGACACGGGGTATCCGACTGCCCGTCCAAAGGCAAGTTTCAGATCCCTATGTGCTTGGTGTGCAACGAGGAACATCGCCCCAGAGGCTGCCCTTTTCGTCCAGTCCAGTATTCGGGGTGGACGGGCTATGGAAAATGCACACAGTGTGATGACCCCACTCATGTTTTTCGCGACTGTCCTAATAAATACTGAATTCTTGGTGTCTTGTTATTGTAGTTCGTGAGTTTGTTGAGTATTTTTTCAAGAATATATTAGCTAGTGGTTTGCCCGTTATGGATGTATAAGCTTGAATCTTTAGATCTTGTCAAGGCACTCCAATGCTATGTTATAGGAAACACATTGTCAAGACATTGATATCTTAATGTAGCTGTGAGGAACAAACACGTAGTATGTTATAGGAAACAGATTGTGTTTACATGTGAAGCATTCCATATGCGATATACATTTTATGTGCTGGTGAGCCAACAGAAGCATAGTTTGACCATATTTGTTTTGCTTTTACATTGTGTTTACATGTGAAGTACGATGCGATGTTAGTCTTTTTGTTATTTTCCTAATATTTATTACTTCTATTTTATTAGTTTCTTAAAATTTTTTATTTTcccaatttttttattttactaTTTCACAGGTTGTGCATTTCTATTATTTTAATTttcccaatattttttattttactATTTTGCAGGTTGTTCAACAGGTGAACATGTAAAGTctaaagcaaaaaactaaaaacaaACTAAGGTTTTTCCCTTTTCCTaatattttccttttcttttattagtcctttttatttttattttcctaatactttttttcttttttactaCTCTAAGGCTCATATGCTAAAGTGtgcctttcttcttctttctacTCCAATAAACTTAGGTACTTATTTCTCTAGTTGGATTAAAACGTTCCCTAAGCAGGAGAAAAACTTGGTCCTGGGtaggtgttggggatataactattaggtatgacccgcccaggaggggccgggtcatccctATAACAATCCATCTCAATGAAGCTCAAGAGCATATGGCGGTTCATAGATAGGCTTGGTAGAGGGCCCAGACCCGAAGGCGACTTAAGGTCCATGATTATAAACCGCCATCtatgtaaacttgtattgtaaggtatgTAAGAAAGGTCACCGAGCCGGATACGTTGTATAaaccggccgggactctgtagcccgcagggcgtcaacccgtgtatataaggggacgacctaGCGGCGGCTtaggacaagaaacaacagatcgagagccgggtcaagcgtattcgctccctgctcatcaaaaccctagcaataccacctacAACTGGactaggcttttaccttcaccgtaaggagccaaaccagtataaactcctcgtgtcctttgtcctgattaacccctttaagctaacctcatcgcgatggctccacgactaagtcctcacactaggacatctgcagtgacaattccacgacagttggcgcccactgcggggctatcgcacgatggtttcgaatTCTTAAAGGTcaacttcgaagggatcaagggatatgctgtgggccggatgagcaagagtcatcgcggcaagctctacatcgacgaagCAGGCTGGGGCTgaggagtcctggactaaggggtcctcgggcgtccggcctgttagccacgggccggactgatgggccatgaagatgtgaagaccgaagaccctctacgtgtccggatgggactctccttggcgtggaaggcaagcttggcgatcgatCATGTAGATTCCtttttatgtaaccgactccatgtaaccctagatctctccggtgtctatataaaccggagagagtCCGGATAGGCGGACACACAttatcataaccataggctagcttctagggtttagcctctacgatctcgtggtagatcaactcttgtaatactcatattcatcaagatcaatcaagcaggaagtagggtattacctccatagagagggcccgaagctgggtaaacatcgtgtcccctgtctcctgttaccatcgaccttagacgcacagttcaggaacccctacccgagatccgccggttttgacaccgacattggtgctttcattgagagttccactgtgccgtcggcaaagggtctgatggccccttcgatcgtctataatgacgttgtccagggagaaaccttcctcctcggacagatcttcgtatgcggcggcttcgtactgcgggccaactcgcttggccgtctaGAGAAGATCAATAGCTATGCCCCTGGCTGTCAGGTCAAAtccggaagcttgaactacgtcgcagaCATGCGTGAAGACTCGATCTCTGACAGATTGgagaccgcggcaaccgctccccttcgccccgataagcatggcttaaacctgtcatcgggccgcattcaggagatagctcctgtaacaactctggccttagatccagaacAGATCGAGTCATCCGAAGATGGGAAGCTTAACCCCATCACGGAGGCTGTCAATTCCGCGGCATTGGAGCCGCGCACAGATTCTACTTCATATGACATCTGtatcaacggaaccccggactcgtctccggctataagttccgaaccctgcgagtccgcagataccgaactcgatcggttatcgGTCATCAAGTTCAGCGCCACAGACATCTTTCAGTactcacctttgggcgatgtgctaaactctttTAAGAACCTATCCTTGGCAGGGAACTCATAGCCGAACTATGACCAGTTCGGGCAAGGGGCTGAGGAGGGAGAATTTtgtttcccacccaccacccacttcatagccaccgttgatgacttaaccgacgtgcttgactacggctccgaggacatcgacggtatggacgacgatgccgatcaGGAGCAGGGCCAGGACCCGCCATTTACTAAACGTTGGGCGACCACTTCCTCATACGATGTCTACATGGTAGACATGCCGAAAAATAACAGCGGCGATGACAGGGAAAGTCCAGCAAAGGAGGACCCCCCTATAACACAGCCAAAgtgccggcgtcagcggcgctgCTCTAAATCCCGCCGCAGCAGGGATAGCAATACCGGCGCAGAAGAGGACAACACTCCGGATGGCACCGAAGAAACAGAGGAACCCGATGAGCAAACTGTCGAGCGAGACAATCGGGAGCCAGGGCAAGTcaaccctgacgaacaggccacaGAAGAAAACTCGGAGGATGATAGTTACCATCCGCCCTCCGAAGAAGAGACGAGACTCGGCAacaaagacttcatcgtgccggaggaccctctggagcaggagtgctttaagcttcaactcatagccactgcaaggagcctgaagaagaaacagcagcagcttcaagctaaacaagacctgttcgtcgacagatggactgatgtcctgataGCTGAAGAATATGGccttaagcgcccagccaagagctacctaaaacacaaattgctacctcagttcgatgaggaggtgccggaggaacccatacctcccttgcgcaatgcgga
The Aegilops tauschii subsp. strangulata cultivar AL8/78 chromosome 3, Aet v6.0, whole genome shotgun sequence genome window above contains:
- the LOC141020715 gene encoding uncharacterized protein, translating into MSSTSTTVALNLGAPPTEKLTKTNYILWKAQVMAGLRGAQVTGLLDGTDAAPPKTVQQQQADKTVAMAPNPLYAQWISRDQQVLSHLLNSLSMEILAQVSQSRITNLRIAITNTKKGSMSSSTYIARMKNLGDELAAAGRPVSDPEMVDYVLAGLDRDYDPVVAAIGAVKSSISVDELFAQIAAFDQRMEMLGDGPDAGFKTSANMVYRGRGRGSGRGCGRSNNRGRGRGRRSSPTPSGGNSGGGGRGRPQQQRQQQTRDYPECQICYKHHPGGARDCWHRYDEDEQEEKGANMVIDSYGVDTNCYANTGATNHITGELDKLTIRDKYRGGDQVHTASGSGMDITHGFAEDAAEIGAENDPNFDENEPIFHEIEEDEAGAEHEEDPESPGTPVRQLSSDRVRGSAQDRALERFRPRHSGIATSPCAGSASRPTRGPAKATAGETALPGSGSPLRMHQQFDAGSSVATELDDATSSATQRAAEADPGSAVESASRMLPGSSVADLSSPSPVQKPTRRMAQPQPASRVTTRLQKGELTRLEDALGDPKWKNAMDEEIKKKADGLIDRYKARLVAKVSRGWSLRHLDVQNAFLHDVLEEEVYIRQPPGYEDKKVPHHVCKLDKALYGIEVKKIQDGIVLNQEKYANELLVRMGMKDCKPSPTPLPSSEKLSAFEGQPLKEEEITKYMSAVGALQYLTLTRPDISFAVNKVCQYLHAPTIVHWTAVKRIVRYIRYTVSLGLQVKRSNSTLVSAFSDADWAGCSDDRKSTGGFAVFFGSNLISWSARKQATVSRSSTEAEYKSLANATAEIIWVESLLNELGIKQHIVCHVYGVTT